In Lentimicrobiaceae bacterium, the DNA window AGCCACGATATACCGCTTCCCATTTTACCTGCAGCTCCCAAAACTGCAACGTTGCTCAATATATCTTGATAATTCATAATGTAATATTATTTTAAATTTTATTTCCAGATTGGTTTTCTTTTTTCTAAAAATGCTTTCATGCCCTCATGAGCATGGTTGTTAAAGCAGTCGCCAAAAACTTTAGCTTCTTTATTCGAGCCTTCTTCAAATGATGTTTCGGCTGTTTTCTTCAATACTTTTTTGGCTGCTTTTACAGCGTGCGGACTCTTTGATACAATTGCATTAACAATAGCTTCCGTTTCTTGCTGAAGGTTTTCAGGTTCAACTACTTTTTGTACCAAACCCATATTAAATGCTTGCTCGGCTGTAATGTTAATTCCCGAAGTAATTAAATAAAAAGCGTTTCCGTAGCCTACAAGTCGTGGTAGTCTTTGTGTTCCTGCGTATCCGGGTATAATACCTAGAGAAACTTCAGGCTGACCCATTTTAGCTAAGTTGGAAGCTATACGTATGTCGCAACTCATTGCTAATTCCATACCTCCGCCTAAGGCATAGCCGTTTATAGAAGCTATTACGGGAATATCTAAATCGGATATTTTTTTGAAAACATCTTGTCCTCTTTTCGAAAACTTTTTGGCTTCAGCCTCGCTCATGCCATCCATTTCGGCAATATCGGCACCGGCAACAAAGGCTTTGCCCGTTCCTGTGAAAACCAAACACATAATTTCGGGACCAATATTATCAATTAAACCCTCTAATTCGTCGAAAAATAGGGAGTTTAGAGCGTTCAATGCCTCGGGTCTGTTAAAAGTTACCCACATAACATTATCTTTAACGGAAGACTGAATAATTGTGTGTTTCATGTTTTGAATATTTTATAGGTTAATATTTATATGCGCTATTTTTTTTTCAAACTTACAAAATTTTTTCTAATAACTGATATTTCTAGGTATTTTTTTCAGATTTTAAATGATAAAAACAAACCCCCGTTGGGTTCAATTTCCAACGAGGGTCTGTATCCTATGAAAAACTGTTACTCTATTTTTCTATTGGTTCTATCTTTAAACAATCATAGATTGAAGAATGAACGCACCGGCACCTGCTAAGTAGCCAAGCAGAGCAATCCAAGAAATCCTTCTCAAGTACCAGAAGAAGTCTATTTTTTCTATTCCCATTGCAGCTACACCGGCAGCAGAACCGATAATTAACATACTGCCACCTGTGCCGGCTGCATAAGCCAAGAACGTCCAGAAGTGTGAGTTAGTCGGAAATACCGTTAAATCGAACATACCCTGAACAGCTGCAACCAACGGAACATTATCGACAATTGCCGACAACATACCTATTAAAATAATAACTATGTTCATGTTGCTGATGTTTTCCATTAAGTACGTTGCAGCCTTACCAAGCACTCCCACCGACTGCAAACTGTGAATTGCCAACAAAATACCTAAAAAGAATAGTATGCTCGGCATATCAATGCGCGACAGTGAACGTGGTACCGATAGAGCTGTTCTTGTCTCTTTCGGCATTTTTTTATGTCTTAATTCGGTGTAAAACCATATAATGCTCAAACTGAACATCATTCCGGCATAAGGTGGTAAATTTGTAATAACTTTAAAAATTGGAACAAATATTAAACCTCCAACGCCTAATAAAAGCATTTCGGTTTGTTGCCTTCTCGAAAGCAGATCTGCCGCTCTGTCTACTTCTACACCAGGTCTTTCAACATGACCTTTCATCATAAACGAAAGCACGATTAAAGGAACAACAAGATTTATAGCTGAAGCTATAAAAGTATCTTTAATAATAAATCCGGCAGTAATTTGGTTACCTATCCACAACATTGTGGTTGTAACGTCACCAATTGGCGACCATGCTCCACCAGCGTTGGCAGCTATTACAACCATACCTACGTAAAATAAACGTTGTTCGCGGTCTTTTATCAGTTTGCCAATTAATGCAACCATGACTATTGTGGTGGTTAAGTTGTCTAAAACTGCTGATAAAAAGAAAGTTATTATAGAAACTACCCATAATAATTTTCTCTTGTCGGTTTGAGTGATACGTGAAGTAATAATTTGAAAACCTCCATGCGAATCTATTGTTTCAACAATAGTCATCGCTCCCATCAAAAAGAACAGTATTTCCGAAATCTCTCCTAAGTGAGCTCGCAACTCTTGATTTATAAAGGTGGTATTATCGACAAAAACTATAAAAATTGTCCATAATACTATACCCGTAAATAAAGCTGAAGCTGTTTTGTTGATGTGAATTTTATGCTCTGTGGCAATGGCTGTGTAGCCCAAAATAAAAACGATCACCATTAGTATTGGGACCATAGTATTGATTGATTCTAACATAAATTATATTTTTGAAATTTGATTAATTGGGCAAAGCTAATAAATTTACTTAGTATTTGTAATTTAATTTAAAATTTATTTTTTACTGCAACAATCTTAAGATAAGACACTTAAAAACAAAATCATTATTACATTTTTGTTAAATTTGGATTTATGATTAAAAGTGACGCTTTTTTAACAAAAAAAAGATGGAAGAAATTAATGTTGATTTTTCTTTGAAGTCAGAAGTTCTGAGTTCTGAGTTCTGAGTTCTGAGTCAGGAGTTAGAGACTCGTAACTCGTAACTCTATACTCAAAACTCAAAACTACCCCTCAACACGAACCTATCAGAAAATCATCGACTGCAAAATAAACACGCCCGCACCTGCAAAGTAACCGAGCAAAGCTATCCAAGAAACCCTTTTCAAGTACCAGAAGAAGTCTATTTTTTCTATTCCCATTGCAGCAACGCCGGCAGCAGAACCTATAATTAATATGCTACCGCCTGTTCCGGCTGCGTAAGCTAAAAATGCCCAGAAATCTGAGTTGGTTGGAAATACTGTCAAATCGAACATGCCTTGAACGGCTGCAACCAATGGAACATTATCGACAACTGCCGACAACAAACCTATTAACATTACAACTATATTCATGTTGCTGATATTGTCCATCAAATACGTTGCTGCCTTACCAAGCACTCCTACCGACTGCAAACCATGAATAGCCAACAAAATACCTAAAAAGAATAGTATGCTTGGCATATCGATACGCGATAATGAGCGTGGTATCGACAAAGCTGTTCTTGTTTCCATAGGCAATTTTCTATGTCTTATTTCGGTATAGAACCATATAACACTCAAACTTAACATCATTCCGGCGTAAGGAGGCAAATTGGTGAGAACTTTGAAAATCGGAACAAAAATTAAGCCACCTACCCCTAATAAAAGCATTTCGGTTTGCTGCCTCCTTGAAAGCAGATTTGCTGCTCTATCTTCTTCAACATCAGGTCTTTCAACATGACCTTTCATCATAAACGAAAGCACAATTAGAGGAACTACAAGATTTGTAGCTGACGCCAAAAATGTATCTTTCATAATAAATCCGGCAGTAATTTGATTACCTATCCATAACATTGTAGTTGTAACGTCACCTATTGGCGTCCATGCACCACCTGCATTTGCGGCTATTACAACCATACCAACGTAAAACAAACGTTGCTCGCGGTCTTTTATTAATTTGCCGACTAAAGCAACCATTACAATTGTTGTTGTTAAATTATCAAGTACCGACGATAAGAAAAATGTAACAATAGACACTACCCAGAGTAGCTTTCTCTTGTCGGTTTGGGTGATACGTGAGGTAATAATTTGAAAACCTCCGTGCGAGTCTATTGTTTCAACAATAGTCATTGCTCCCATCAAAAAGAACAATATCTCCGAAATATCGCCCAAATGAGCTCGCAACTCCTTGTTTATAAAATCAGTATTATCGACAAAAACTATAAAAATTGTCCATAATACTATACCTGTAAATAAAGCCGAAGCTGTTTTGTTGATGTGAATTTTATGCTCTGTGGCAATGGCTGTGTAACCTAAAATAAAAACGATCACCATAAACATTGGGATCATAGTATTGATTGATTCTAACATAAGCTTATATTTAAAAATTTAAAAACAAGCAAAATTAATAAATCTTCTTACCAATGTTCATTTAAAACAGGAAAAATTTTCTCGCTGTAATAGTTTTTAAATCAACCGCTTATAATAAAATCAATGTTAAATTATTGTTAAGTCCGATTTTGGAATGCTTATTTAACATAAAAAAGAAGGAAAATTAAGGATGATTTTTTGAAAGTAGGAGTAGCCGTTGGCTATTGGCTATTGGCTGTTAGCTAATTGCACATTGCACCAATCACCAATCACAAAAAAGCTAAAGGCTAACGGCTAAAGGCTAAAAGCCATTAAATCCCGCACCCCGCAACCCATTACCCAAAAATCATCGTTTGCAAGATAAACACGCCTGCACCGGCAAAATATCCGAGTAAAGCTATCCAAGTAATCTTTTTGACGTACCAGAAGAAGTCTATTTTCTCTATTCCCATAGCAGCAACACCTGCAGCCGAACCTATAATAAGAGCACTGCCACCTGTTCCGGCTGCATAAGCCAAGAATGTCCAGAAGTGAGAGTTGGTCGGGAATACAGACAAATCGAACATGCCTTGAACCGCAGCTACTATAGGCACATTGTCAACTATAGCCGACAATAAACCAATTAGTATTACAACTACATTCATATTACCCACGGTTGTCATAAGCCAGTCGGCAGCTTTACCTAACACTCCAACCGATTGAAGACTGTGAACTGCTAATAAAATTCCTAAGAAGAACAATATACTCGGCATATCAATACGACCTAGCGAATGTGGAATAGATAAAGCTCGTTTATGTTGAGCCGGCAAGTTTTTGTGTTTCAATTCGGTAAACAACCAAATTACTCCCAACGATAGCATCATGCCAATGTACGGTGGCAAGTGGGTAAAAGTTTTAAAAATAGGAACAAATACCAATCCGCCAACTCCTAGTATAAGCATTGTTTTTTGCTGCGAATACGATAATATTGCAGCCGATTCGCTAACTTTTACTTCGGGTCTTTCAACCTTTCCTTTAAGTATAAGCGACAAAACTATTAACGGAACTACTATACTTATCAATGAAGGTACAAACGTTTCAACTATTATATGCCCAGCTGTAATTTGGTTACCAATCCATAGCATTGTTGTAGTAACATCTCCCATTGGCGACCATGCTCCGCCCGAATTTGCAGCAATTACAACCATTCCAGCAAAAAACAATCTTTGTTCGCGGTCTTTAATAAGTTTTCCTAACAAAGAAACCATTACAATTGTCGTTGTTAAATTGTCTAAAACAGCTGATAAAAAGAAAGTTATAAACGAAATTATCCATAACAGCTTTCTTTGGTCGGTTTGGGTAATACGCGAAGTTATAACATGAAAACCATTGTGCGAATCAATGGTTTCGACAATAGTCATGGCTCCCATAAGGAAAAATAATATTTCGGCAATTTCGCCCAAATGATGACGAAGCTCAGTATTGACAAAACCAATATCGTCGCTAAAAATTATAAATACAAACCATAATATTACGCCTGTAAGTAAAGCCGAAGCCGTTTTGTTGACGTGGATAGAATGTTCGGTAGCAATTGCAGTATATCCTAATACAAAAATCACTACCATCAGTATTGGCACAAATGTGTATGCTGTTTCAAACATGTTATTTAATTTTTAGTTTATAATTTAATTATTTAGGCTGCAAATGTATAACTATTTTTTTTATTTCAAAATCTCCTTTATGCGACAATTTGGCATCGTGAATTACACTGCCACTGTCGTTTTGTCGCAAACATTGTCTTTTATCGCAATGGCTCTTATTTTGAGTATTGTATAGCGAGAATATTACAAACTAAAAAATAAAAAAAATGGACTTTAATAAATATACAATAAAATCACAAGAAATTATAGTAAAAGCTCAGCAAATAGCTTCGGAAAATAAAAATCAAGCTATTGCTCCTGAACATTTACTAAAAGCCATAATTGACAACGACAAGGAAGTGTTTCAATACATTTGCTCAAAAGTTGGAGGAAATACTAATAATATTGCCAAAAGAACCGAAAGGCTTATAAGTGGCTTGTCGAAAGTTGAAGGCGGGCAACAATACATTTCCGAAGAATTGCAAAAGGTTTTCAAAAAAGCCGAATCGTTAATGCAAGAATTTGATGACGAATTTGTTACAATAGAAATGCTTATATTAGCAATGATTGTAACTCCTAGCGATGTTTCTGCAATATTAAAATCGGAAGGTTTTACCGAAAAAAACACGAAACTAGCAATCAAGGACTTGAGAAAGGGCTCATCGGCGACAAGTGCTTCGGCAGAAGATACTTACAATGCACTTAGTAAATATGCAAAAAACTTAAACGAATTAGCCGCAAAAGGCAAGCTAGACCCTGTAATTGGCAGAGACGAAGAAATTAGAAGGGTATTGCAAATTCTTTCCAGACGAACCAAAAACAACCCTATTCTGATAGGCGAACCAGGTGTTGGGAAAACAGCTATCGCCGAAGGTATTGCTCACAGAATTGAGAGCGGTGACGTACCCGAAAATTTAAAAGATAAGATTGTGTTTTCGCTTGATATGGGGGCTTTAATAGCCGGAGCGAAATATAAAGGCGAATTTGAAGAGCGTTTGAAAAGCGTTATCAAAGAAGTCGTCAACTCCGACGGAAAAATCATATTGTTCATCGACGAGATACACACCTTAGTTGGAGCCGGTGCTTCTGAAGGTGCTATGGATGCTGCAAATATTTTGAAACCGGCACTTAGTCGAGGCGAACTTAGAGCAATTGGAGCAACTACTCTATCGGAATATCAAAAATATTTTGAAAAAGATAAGGCTCTTGAAAGACGTTTTCAAATTGTTATTGTCGATGAACCTGACACAATCGACGCAATATCGATACTTAGAGGTTTGAAAGAAAAATACGAAGTTCACCATAAGGTCAGGATAAAGGACGAGGCAATTATTGCTGCTGTTGAACTATCGCAACGCTACATCACAAACAGATTTTTACCCGACAAAGCCATTGACCTGATTGATGAAGCTGCTGCAAAACTACGCTACGAAATAAATTCCGTTCCGGAAGAATTGGACGAAGTTGAAAGAAAAATCAGACAACTTGAAATTGAGCGAGAAGCTATTAAACGCGAAAAAGATGAGACTAAGCTCGAAATGCTCAACAAAGAAATAGCCAATTTAGACGAAACTCGTCGCTCGCTTAAAGCTACTTGGGAAGCCGAACGCGAACTTGTGAACGGTATTCAGGAACAGAAACAGCTTATTGAAGATTACAAATTTAAAGCCGAAAGAGCCGAACGTGATGGAGATTACGGTCGTGTCGCCGAACTCAGATACGGCAAAATTCAGGAAGCTAAAAATAAATTAGAAGCTCTTAAAAGTCAGTTGGAAGAAAAGCAACAAAACTCGGCTATGATTAAAGAAGAAGTCAGTGCCGAAGAAGTTGCAGAAGTTGTCGCTAGATGGACAGGAATACCCGTAAGCAAGATGTTGCAAAGCGAACGCGAAAAACTTCTACACTTGGAAGACGAACTTCACAAAAGAGTTATCGGTCAGCACGAAGCCATTACTTCAATTTCCGATGCCATCAGAAGAAGTCGTGCCGGCTTAAACGACCCTAAAAAGCCAATCGGCTCTTTTATTTTCATTGGAACCACAGGTGTTGGTAAAACCGAACTTGCCAAAGCCCTTGCCGAGTACATGTTTAACGACGAAAATGCTCTTATCAGAATTGATATGAGCGAATATCAAGAAAAGCATTCGGTATCTCGACTCATTGGCTCGCCTCCGGGATATGTGGGATACGACGAAGGTGGACAGCTAACCGAAAAAGTGCGTAAAAAACCGTACTCTGTTATTCTCTTCGACGAAATGGAAAAAGCTCACCCCGACGTGTTTAATATTTTATTGCAAGTGTTGGACGACGGCGTTCTTACCGACAACAAAGGTAGGACTGCCAACTTCAAAAACACAATAATTATTATGACTTCCAATATCGGGTCACGACTTATTCAAGAAAAACTTGAGATGATGAACGACAGCAACAGAGATGCGATTATAGAAGAAACTCAGGAA includes these proteins:
- the nhaD gene encoding sodium:proton antiporter NhaD, with the protein product MLESINTMIPMFMVIVFILGYTAIATEHKIHINKTASALFTGIVLWTIFIVFVDNTDFINKELRAHLGDISEILFFLMGAMTIVETIDSHGGFQIITSRITQTDKRKLLWVVSIVTFFLSSVLDNLTTTIVMVALVGKLIKDREQRLFYVGMVVIAANAGGAWTPIGDVTTTMLWIGNQITAGFIMKDTFLASATNLVVPLIVLSFMMKGHVERPDVEEDRAANLLSRRQQTEMLLLGVGGLIFVPIFKVLTNLPPYAGMMLSLSVIWFYTEIRHRKLPMETRTALSIPRSLSRIDMPSILFFLGILLAIHGLQSVGVLGKAATYLMDNISNMNIVVMLIGLLSAVVDNVPLVAAVQGMFDLTVFPTNSDFWAFLAYAAGTGGSILIIGSAAGVAAMGIEKIDFFWYLKRVSWIALLGYFAGAGVFILQSMIF
- the clpB gene encoding ATP-dependent chaperone ClpB; protein product: MDFNKYTIKSQEIIVKAQQIASENKNQAIAPEHLLKAIIDNDKEVFQYICSKVGGNTNNIAKRTERLISGLSKVEGGQQYISEELQKVFKKAESLMQEFDDEFVTIEMLILAMIVTPSDVSAILKSEGFTEKNTKLAIKDLRKGSSATSASAEDTYNALSKYAKNLNELAAKGKLDPVIGRDEEIRRVLQILSRRTKNNPILIGEPGVGKTAIAEGIAHRIESGDVPENLKDKIVFSLDMGALIAGAKYKGEFEERLKSVIKEVVNSDGKIILFIDEIHTLVGAGASEGAMDAANILKPALSRGELRAIGATTLSEYQKYFEKDKALERRFQIVIVDEPDTIDAISILRGLKEKYEVHHKVRIKDEAIIAAVELSQRYITNRFLPDKAIDLIDEAAAKLRYEINSVPEELDEVERKIRQLEIEREAIKREKDETKLEMLNKEIANLDETRRSLKATWEAERELVNGIQEQKQLIEDYKFKAERAERDGDYGRVAELRYGKIQEAKNKLEALKSQLEEKQQNSAMIKEEVSAEEVAEVVARWTGIPVSKMLQSEREKLLHLEDELHKRVIGQHEAITSISDAIRRSRAGLNDPKKPIGSFIFIGTTGVGKTELAKALAEYMFNDENALIRIDMSEYQEKHSVSRLIGSPPGYVGYDEGGQLTEKVRKKPYSVILFDEMEKAHPDVFNILLQVLDDGVLTDNKGRTANFKNTIIIMTSNIGSRLIQEKLEMMNDSNRDAIIEETQEQVINLLKKEIRPEFLNRIDEIIMFTPLSEDEIKQIVVLQLDRVSEMLKDNFITLKYTEKAVDLIVKHGYDPQYGARPIKRLIQREILNQLSKLILSNSINKEKPIYIDADDEKIIFNN
- the nhaD gene encoding sodium:proton antiporter NhaD — translated: MLESINTMVPILMVIVFILGYTAIATEHKIHINKTASALFTGIVLWTIFIVFVDNTTFINQELRAHLGEISEILFFLMGAMTIVETIDSHGGFQIITSRITQTDKRKLLWVVSIITFFLSAVLDNLTTTIVMVALIGKLIKDREQRLFYVGMVVIAANAGGAWSPIGDVTTTMLWIGNQITAGFIIKDTFIASAINLVVPLIVLSFMMKGHVERPGVEVDRAADLLSRRQQTEMLLLGVGGLIFVPIFKVITNLPPYAGMMFSLSIIWFYTELRHKKMPKETRTALSVPRSLSRIDMPSILFFLGILLAIHSLQSVGVLGKAATYLMENISNMNIVIILIGMLSAIVDNVPLVAAVQGMFDLTVFPTNSHFWTFLAYAAGTGGSMLIIGSAAGVAAMGIEKIDFFWYLRRISWIALLGYLAGAGAFILQSMIV
- a CDS encoding enoyl-CoA hydratase-related protein — encoded protein: MKHTIIQSSVKDNVMWVTFNRPEALNALNSLFFDELEGLIDNIGPEIMCLVFTGTGKAFVAGADIAEMDGMSEAEAKKFSKRGQDVFKKISDLDIPVIASINGYALGGGMELAMSCDIRIASNLAKMGQPEVSLGIIPGYAGTQRLPRLVGYGNAFYLITSGINITAEQAFNMGLVQKVVEPENLQQETEAIVNAIVSKSPHAVKAAKKVLKKTAETSFEEGSNKEAKVFGDCFNNHAHEGMKAFLEKRKPIWK
- the nhaD gene encoding sodium:proton antiporter NhaD, yielding MFETAYTFVPILMVVIFVLGYTAIATEHSIHVNKTASALLTGVILWFVFIIFSDDIGFVNTELRHHLGEIAEILFFLMGAMTIVETIDSHNGFHVITSRITQTDQRKLLWIISFITFFLSAVLDNLTTTIVMVSLLGKLIKDREQRLFFAGMVVIAANSGGAWSPMGDVTTTMLWIGNQITAGHIIVETFVPSLISIVVPLIVLSLILKGKVERPEVKVSESAAILSYSQQKTMLILGVGGLVFVPIFKTFTHLPPYIGMMLSLGVIWLFTELKHKNLPAQHKRALSIPHSLGRIDMPSILFFLGILLAVHSLQSVGVLGKAADWLMTTVGNMNVVVILIGLLSAIVDNVPIVAAVQGMFDLSVFPTNSHFWTFLAYAAGTGGSALIIGSAAGVAAMGIEKIDFFWYVKKITWIALLGYFAGAGVFILQTMIFG